From the genome of Amyelois transitella isolate CPQ chromosome 22, ilAmyTran1.1, whole genome shotgun sequence:
atggagttgaAAGTAGTATAAGATTTATAagtagataaaaaattaagatggTTTGAATTGATAATTAGGCATTAACTGTTTTTGCAGAGAACAAAACAGAGAGGAAGCCCATGACAGATACGACAGTGAGACAGAACACTACGAACAACAACAAGATGCTTACAACAACGAAATGAAAGAGTCTTACAACAACAACGCCGACAACATGCACTCACACCACGAAGCAAACGAGGAACATTACAACAATCAACCGGACAGGACTGATTTTGAGAATAATGATGATGCTGATGATATGCAAAATGATCTTAATGATAAAGGAGATAGATATGGCGATAAGGGAGCTGAATATGCTAATGACAGAAAAGATCAAGCGGATAATTACGAAATGAAAGGACCATCATTCAACTATGATAGAGATTAAGTTACAAtggtataatattattagaacACTATTATGGCATGCTATTAAATTGACAATCACAATAAATAAGCATTGTAATTGAAAGTTAtggttttaattaagtatatatacatatatcatcaTCAACGTCCTTGCGTCCTTACCTATTTGGACAGGAATCCGGTGTTTTATGACAGAT
Proteins encoded in this window:
- the LOC106137066 gene encoding putative uncharacterized protein DDB_G0281733 yields the protein MEIETPDYSSNRGNRTEEFNDKRDEEEQYWEGEREKYKDKEEERYENAGENREQNREEAHDRYDSETEHYEQQQDAYNNEMKESYNNNADNMHSHHEANEEHYNNQPDRTDFENNDDADDMQNDLNDKGDRYGDKGAEYANDRKDQADNYEMKGPSFNYDRD